A stretch of the Archangium violaceum genome encodes the following:
- a CDS encoding Uma2 family endonuclease: protein MGQRPATYADLEALPANVVGELIDKELHVSPRPAAPHTVAASRLGGELTGPFDRGRGGPGGWLLLDEPELHLGEDVLVPDLAGWRRERMPRPPRTAAFTLAPDWVCEVLSPSTVALDRASKLPVYARESVRHVWLMDPEAHTLEVFRLDGASYRLLVTHSGPVNVRAEPFEAFELELAFLWGEEKGR from the coding sequence ATGGGACAGAGACCGGCCACCTACGCGGACCTGGAGGCGCTCCCGGCGAATGTGGTGGGAGAGCTCATCGATAAGGAGCTGCACGTCAGCCCGCGGCCTGCGGCCCCTCATACGGTGGCGGCGTCCCGGTTGGGTGGCGAGCTGACGGGCCCGTTCGACCGAGGGCGGGGTGGCCCCGGAGGGTGGCTCCTGCTCGACGAGCCGGAGCTGCACCTGGGCGAGGATGTGTTGGTGCCAGATCTGGCCGGGTGGCGCCGCGAGCGGATGCCGCGCCCTCCCCGCACCGCGGCCTTCACGCTCGCCCCGGACTGGGTGTGCGAGGTGCTGTCCCCCTCGACCGTGGCGCTGGACCGGGCCAGCAAGTTGCCGGTGTACGCACGCGAGAGCGTGCGGCACGTCTGGCTGATGGATCCGGAGGCCCACACGTTGGAGGTGTTCCGGCTGGATGGGGCGAGCTACAGGCTGCTCGTCACGCATTCCGGCCCCGTCAACGTGCGCGCCGAGCCCTTCGAGGCGTTCGAGCTGGAGCTGGCCTTCCTCTGGGGCGAGGAGAAGGGGCGCTGA
- a CDS encoding DHA2 family efflux MFS transporter permease subunit, with protein sequence MNPSEESRAIRFWPFMFALFVGSFMSVLSSSTITIAIPELQRYFGAELSVLQWTLTGFMLAMGTSAPLTGYLGGRFSFKWLYVASLVGFTLASVLCGLAWDTRSLVVFRFIQGAFCGAIMPVTMTLIYQLLPREQQALAASLWSLAASLAPAFGPTFAGWLITLGNWRWLFFVNVPLGLVAVGLAVRTIPFYRLQAPKAFDLPGLLTVITGTLSLLIALSQGRGWGWMDVKTVSLFMLGTLSLIVFVARELKTSAPLLDLRVLANGRYLVTLIISSIITISLYSGAFLVPVFLQKVQGVTPLETGLILLPASLAMALLMPLVGRMYGPLGPSTLMTAGVLLIAGGTFALSRLTPDVPRFYMVMWMVVRNVGISLSMMPASNAGMEQISRELSGHASSISNWLRNVFGAFSIAIFTSLLSTFTAREAQELVRQGMTERSRIELFSFVEGINDVYLVATIIALVAVPLSLGIRKHRAVLAASAEAR encoded by the coding sequence ATGAACCCATCAGAAGAGTCACGAGCCATCCGATTCTGGCCGTTCATGTTCGCCCTCTTCGTCGGGTCGTTCATGTCCGTGCTGAGCTCCAGCACGATCACGATCGCCATCCCCGAGTTGCAGAGATATTTCGGTGCCGAGCTCTCCGTGCTGCAGTGGACCCTGACGGGCTTCATGCTCGCCATGGGCACGAGCGCGCCGCTCACCGGTTATCTCGGCGGACGCTTCAGTTTCAAATGGCTGTACGTGGCAAGTCTGGTGGGTTTCACCCTGGCGTCCGTGCTGTGTGGGCTGGCCTGGGATACGCGCTCGCTCGTGGTCTTCCGGTTCATCCAGGGCGCTTTCTGTGGCGCCATCATGCCCGTGACCATGACGCTCATCTACCAGCTCCTCCCCCGGGAACAGCAGGCGCTGGCCGCCAGTCTCTGGAGCCTGGCGGCCAGCCTCGCTCCCGCGTTCGGGCCGACCTTCGCGGGCTGGTTGATTACCCTGGGCAACTGGCGGTGGTTGTTCTTCGTCAACGTCCCGCTCGGCCTCGTCGCCGTGGGCCTGGCCGTGCGGACCATTCCCTTCTACCGCCTGCAGGCCCCGAAGGCGTTCGATCTCCCCGGACTGCTCACCGTCATCACCGGCACCCTGTCGCTCCTGATCGCCCTGAGCCAGGGGCGGGGCTGGGGGTGGATGGATGTGAAGACCGTGTCCCTGTTCATGCTCGGGACGCTGTCATTGATCGTCTTCGTCGCCAGGGAATTGAAGACGAGCGCTCCGCTGCTCGATCTGCGAGTGCTCGCCAACGGCCGCTATCTGGTGACGCTGATCATCTCGAGCATCATCACCATCAGCCTGTATTCGGGCGCGTTCCTCGTGCCCGTGTTCCTGCAGAAGGTCCAGGGCGTGACGCCGCTCGAGACCGGATTGATCCTCCTTCCGGCCTCCCTGGCCATGGCGCTCTTGATGCCCCTGGTCGGGCGCATGTATGGCCCGCTCGGGCCGAGCACGCTCATGACGGCCGGCGTCCTGTTGATCGCGGGGGGGACGTTCGCCTTGAGCCGTCTGACGCCGGACGTTCCACGCTTCTACATGGTGATGTGGATGGTGGTGCGGAACGTGGGGATCTCCCTCTCCATGATGCCGGCCAGCAACGCGGGCATGGAGCAGATTTCACGCGAGCTGAGCGGCCACGCCTCCTCCATCAGTAACTGGTTGCGAAACGTGTTCGGGGCGTTCTCGATCGCCATCTTCACGTCGCTCCTGTCCACCTTCACGGCCCGGGAGGCGCAGGAGCTCGTGCGGCAGGGGATGACGGAGCGCAGCCGCATCGAGTTGTTCTCGTTCGTGGAGGGCATCAACGACGTCTACCTGGTCGCCACGATCATCGCGCTGGTGGCGGTGCCCCTCAGCCTGGGGATCCGCAAGCACCGGGCGGTACTCGCGGCCTCCGCGGAAGCACGGTAG
- a CDS encoding cytochrome P450, with product MSSFSGKKLDKIPAHVPPELVYEYDNARDPRMLEDPHARMRSLILEAPPIFFTPYNGGNWVVTRKKAIVDITMNPEVYSNAFLVSGHAEEHSGEHKDSQPGLMMLPIAADPPQHTMYRAPLNQPLSAKSVSGLETAIRDMTNELIDKVLAAGRCDFLPDIAEPLPVTLFMKLAGMPTNRLAEFRHLATQATSSTVDPATRAGVFKSIAGILAETIKARQEKREDDLISHLLDANLNGRNPNFHEMLGYSIALFLGGLETVVNALSFGVRHLARDQELQAKLRADHSLIPGAIEELLRLYGIASTVRQVMRDEVCHGVQFKKGDTVSLLLPAANYDDEAFPNPEQFIIGRKEQHQTFNTGPHRCVGLNLARLEMKVFYQEWLKRVPPFRLDPEKKPQFVGGFNLGITSLPLVW from the coding sequence ATGAGTTCCTTTAGCGGAAAGAAATTGGACAAGATTCCCGCGCACGTCCCGCCGGAGCTGGTCTACGAATACGACAACGCCAGGGATCCGCGGATGCTCGAGGATCCGCACGCCCGGATGCGCTCCCTCATCCTCGAGGCCCCGCCCATCTTCTTCACCCCGTACAATGGTGGCAACTGGGTGGTGACCCGGAAGAAGGCGATCGTGGACATCACGATGAACCCGGAGGTCTACAGCAACGCCTTCCTCGTCTCGGGGCACGCGGAGGAACACTCGGGGGAACACAAGGACTCGCAGCCTGGCTTGATGATGCTGCCCATCGCGGCGGATCCGCCGCAGCACACGATGTACCGGGCGCCGCTCAACCAGCCGCTGTCGGCCAAGTCCGTCTCCGGACTCGAGACGGCGATCCGGGACATGACGAACGAGCTCATCGACAAGGTGCTCGCCGCGGGACGCTGCGACTTCCTCCCGGACATCGCCGAGCCGCTGCCCGTCACGTTGTTCATGAAGCTCGCGGGCATGCCGACCAACCGCCTGGCGGAGTTCCGTCACCTGGCCACGCAGGCGACGTCCTCCACGGTGGATCCCGCGACCCGCGCGGGTGTCTTCAAGAGCATCGCGGGAATCCTGGCGGAGACCATCAAGGCCCGGCAGGAGAAGCGCGAGGATGACCTGATCAGCCATCTGCTCGACGCGAACCTCAACGGCCGCAACCCCAACTTCCATGAGATGCTGGGCTACAGCATCGCCCTGTTCCTCGGAGGGCTGGAGACCGTGGTGAATGCCCTGAGCTTCGGCGTCCGGCACCTGGCGAGAGATCAGGAGCTGCAGGCGAAGCTCCGGGCCGACCACAGCCTCATCCCCGGAGCCATCGAGGAGCTGCTGCGGCTCTATGGCATCGCATCCACGGTCCGGCAGGTGATGCGGGACGAGGTCTGCCATGGCGTCCAGTTCAAGAAGGGCGACACGGTGTCGTTGCTCCTGCCCGCGGCCAACTACGACGACGAGGCGTTCCCCAACCCCGAGCAGTTCATCATCGGCCGCAAGGAGCAGCACCAGACGTTCAACACGGGTCCGCACCGGTGCGTCGGTCTGAATCTCGCCCGCCTGGAGATGAAGGTCTTCTACCAGGAGTGGTTGAAGCGCGTACCGCCATTCCGGCTGGACCCCGAGAAGAAGCCCCAGTTCGTGGGTGGCTTCAACCTGGGAATCACGAGCCTGCCGCTGGTCTGGTAA